TATATCCGAGGTTCCTCCATATCAACATAGAAGAGTTCTTAATATGATGTTACAATTGGCAATTGCTACTGGCATCTTTGTTGCTAATGTCTTCAACTACATTTTTGCGAAGATGGAGAATGGAGAAGGATGGAGTGATAGCTTTGGAATTTTTCCTACTCTTTATATATTGTTCACAATTATGCTTATAGAATCACCAAATTCTTTGATTGAACGTGGTCTTCATGAGAAGGCTAAGATGGAACTTATTCAGATTCGAAAAACAACAGATGTGGAGGAGGAGTTCAAGGATCTCGTGGCAGCAAATGAATGCTCTAAAGCTGTGAAAGACCCTTGGATCTCTTTATTAAAGAGACAGTACAGACCCCAACTCACATTTGCCATAGTCATTCCCTTGTTTCAGCAATTCACTGGCATAAATGTGATTATATTTTATGCTCCTATTTTATTGAAGGCCATTGGTTTTGGAACCAATGCTTCTCTCATGTATGCCATGATCATCGGAGGCTGCAACGCAATTGCCACTCTTGTCTCCATATTCACCGTTAACAAGTTTAGTAGACGAACTCTTTTCTTAAAAGGAGGAATACAAATGTTTATTTGTCAGGTAACCTATTTGCTTAACACTCTTTTAGTGTTATTTTACTAtataatgtaattgattaatttattttttgttttgatttggcTTGCGTAGATCGTGATAATCGTAGCAATTGCATGTAAATTCGGACTTGATGGAAACATAGGAATGTTGCCAAAGTGGTATGCTATTGTGGTTGTGTGTGGCATATGTGTGTACGTGGCAGGATTTGCATGGTCTTGGGGTCCTCTAGGATGGTTGGTTCCAAGTGAGATTTTTTCACTTGAAGTGTGTTCAGCTGCACAAAGTATCAATGTCTCTCTGAATATGATGTTCACCTTTGTCATTGCACAAATTTTCACCACCATGCTTTGTCACATGAAGTTTGGATTGTTCATTTTCTTTGCATGCATGCTCATTGTGATGAACACATTCATTTACAAGCTTCTACCAGAGACCAAGGGCCTTTCTATTGAAGAAAGGCATGTTATGTGGCATAGTCATCCTTATTGGAAGAAGTTTGTTAAACCAATTGATGTCACTGTTAGTGATGAGTGTTAGGAGACTATTCTTATActtttctttgttatataaactatttttagtaGCTTAGTaagaaatatgtatttttttagttcaaaTTTTTCAACCGTGGAACCTTTTAGTTGTTCATTTGTATTGTTAGCTTTTATAtactagttttttttaattattgtcttaattttttgaaaaatagaaatatattaagataaaagtatatttatatatagaaagaGAGAAGCAGCCCCTTATCATACTTAATactataaaatttgtttgagttaaaataattttataattaattttattgaatattacaAAATCAGACTTAAGCTAACACACAAGTTATAGAATGAAAACATAATCGCAATTGAAAAGAAGGAAAGTTTGAGTCTAATAAAGAGTACCAAAAGAGTGAAATAGATTGAAATTTTTGTTCCTGAAATTGACACCGTCGTGCATCTTAGTGAAGATTTTAcgcaaatgaaagaaaagtcaAAGGGCTagaattatttctaaaattttgaaaggTAAATTGTAAGAGTTACTTAACAATTTAATACCAATTGACCCCAGAATGAAggttaaattatgaattaacaTACGTTATTAATTTTAACCGTAAAAATTTATAAGTATGAGCTCCAATGGAGAGGGTCTATAGCCACGAGTgtgattattattgttatatgaGTAGGAGTATGATCCCAAACACGTAGATGATATGTTAGatataaacttataaataatggatttttaaaaaaaaattataaataattatacttactttaaatataaagttGGTTGTTAAATTTGTGGATTTTGATGACTTAATATGCTAATTAGTGGATTATCTCGCTcacttaaaaattcaattttttttttattaaacttggtctttttcattttccaatttaTTATTTGGAAACACGGACAGATTGATTTATTCACGagttttttataaactaaatacGGATCgataaagtaatttattttatctactAGATTAACCAATTCAAAATGCGAATTTATATGtggaatttaattatattagaataatttatttacttacCTAATTATCACGGTGATCTTTTATATTGTACCGGTTAGTGAAAATCTTAACTATTTCATTGTTACAAAATGTTGACAAATTTTACTATTAGaacatataacaaaaataagtttatatatttttatatgaattatatttttatttttataaataaaattacgtTTTTAAGtgaatacaatttatttattttaacttaattttaaaatatttattattttggttGTGATTATGTGAAAACTTAAATCAACttctcaaaattaatttataagttaaattttacGTTTacttgtatattattaaattcatcttatatttaatcaaataatcaaatgtaaaatatttaataaataattaaaataattttgccaaaatttaaataaataatgtcataattttaatttaaattaaataattttattttatattaaaataaaattttgtatatgtaactagaaataaattttcaactatagatttttaaaattatctctCTATTCTTTATATTGATATcattaatgaataaatttaaaagaaaatcctcaaatatttttaataaaatcttcaaatagataagttaaataataatataatatattaaaaataattagataatTGTCTAAAACTAGTTTAAACGTTAATTTTGTAGGGAAAAAAACTAATACATTTGTAACATTccattttcaataattttagcACTATCATGGAAATATCACATTTTCAATAACACAGAACAATtagctaaaaaaaataaacatataaataaagtCATTACAATTATCCAAAATAACTATAACACTAAACTTTATAcctaaaagaaaacttaaaagaGTCAAATTTATAAGATCTAAGGTATTGCAAAAGATGTTATTGATAAATGATTAGCAACAATAATTTGTCATTAATGTGCTTGATTTTGTTATAAAGTTAAAGAGAAATTTGAGTAATCATAATCTGAACGTATTAGGTGGTTAAAGAGATATTTTAGGATTTACTGTTAGCAATATAATATCTCTTCCTATTATGTAGTGCTCATCTTGTATAAATAGTGCATTCACATACATAATATAATAGGCAATTCATCTATATGGTATCAGATATATCTTCTTGATCTTACCTCTCCCatctccaaatttttttttcacgttCCAGGACGTCGCTCCCTCTCTTCACGTATGGCTGAGGAATCCAATTTCACTTTCCCTAGTCATGAACCCACAAAGCCCTTCTCCTTTGTTACTCTGTCAGGTGTCGTCAAACTGACACAATCCAACTATCTCAACTAGTAGTTACAATAGAAACAATTCTGGATGGCCTTGACCTCTACAAATTTCTCGATGGGTCTCACCCAACACTAGTAGCCTTCATCAACAACACTGATACCCCACCTGTCAGTCAAGCCAACCCCGCGTATCTTTCCTGGAAACGCCAAGATCGTCTCATCTATGGCGCTCTTCTTACGACTCTCTCGGATTCCGTTGCTTCGCTGATTACCCAGACCAAAACCTCCGTTGCTCTCTGGTCAACTCTCAAGGGCACTTTCGCACGTGCCTCTCGTGGACACGTCAAGCAACTCAAGGACTGTTTACACTCCACGGTGAAAGGTACATTATCTGTTACAGATTCATGAATAACATCAAAATAGTTGTTGATTTACTTGCCTCCATCGGTCACTCCGTCTCCATCGAGGATGTTACCGATCATGTTCTTCGTGGTCTTGATGAAACTTTTAAGCCCGTCATTGATGGGGTCAACGCCCAGGACAACCTCATTGTTTTTTATGAACTCCATGAAAAGCTTCTCCAACATGAACTTCACCTAAAAATCACTCACCAAATAACCCTAGGTCCCACAACGGCACTCACTGCCCAAGCTAAACCTAACAAACCCAAACCAAGGCCATCTCCACAGTCACAGTGGTCATCTCCTCCACCAAATACCTCTTGGTCTGTGCCGCCGCAACAACAATACACCTCTCGTTCAACAGGACAAGGACCACGACCCTACTTAGGAAAATGTCAATGGTGCAAAAACATTGGACATTTGTTGCCGCAATGCCCAATTTTTCGTGAACTCCATCCCACCATTCAAGTCCCGCAAAATCCACCTCGTCAGCAAAATCACTACACTGTGCCGCGGGCACACACCATGACCACAAGCCCTTCCAATCGTCATTACTCACTTGATAGTGGAGCCACACATCATCTCACTACGGATCTAAACAATCTTGCTTTCTACCACCCCTACACTGGTCCTGACTCGCTATTTATGGGTGACGGTTCAGGTTTGCACATTTCTCATTACACGAAGCTTAAAGGACCATGTGTTAATGATGTCTACGTTTGGCCATCGTCATCTCCATCTGTCAACCATCTTCAACTAAATAAATCAGTAGGTTGGCACCACAAGTTGGGCCATCCCTCctcaattttcagttttcttcAACGTGAATTTTCCTTAGGCTCTCAGCAATTTCACCAATCAGATTGCTCATCTTGTCAAATAAGCAAAAGTCACAATCTTCCCTTTCATGAATCTAACTAAGCATTAGCATCATCTCTACCTGTGACTTGCTTCAAGGAAGCATCATCATCTATTTTCAACGTGCAGGTGACTAgccaaaagaaaacaaaagcaaacACACCACAAACAAAAGGATAAGCTAAAATATCAAAGAATATAGTTATCCAAACAACTTTAAAGCTATCACGATGCTTATGTAGTGATAACATACAACGTCATGAATTACACAAAAACATTTATCTAGACTCGACCATCCAATAAAGTATTAATTAATGTTAGACTCTGGCAGATTATGCACTTGTAATGGTCTCTACTACTCTACAGAGCcattgccaatgagtttcaccctatCACAATCACAAGGTTAGTTCGTGAATGACTTAGCccctagactaggacctcctactactttTACCTCATACCCCACCCTTCTATACTTATATTTGATAGTTATTTGATAGTtattagagtgttaggataacctccaactgaATGCTTACATCAATACTTACACTATAGAAACTGCCACCATAGAATCTCCCCAAGAGTTCCATGGAATTACACCAACAATATGCATACGCCATAACTTATTTATCCCCACATATCCTCATCATTATCAACTCATACTTAAAGCATATCACGTATACATTTATATTAACAATCTAGGAAGCATAAATCTTTTCAAACCAATTAAGACAGTCAAAGACATAAAGCACAGACAAGACACCAACAAGGAGCGCTCAACGCAAATCAGCTACCGCTCAACGCATCTTGAACACATGAGCTCATTGTCTCGAGTAGCGCTCAGCGTAAAAAATGGTTGTTCAGTGCTTTGGAGCTCGCTGGCTCTCAAAACAGGTTTTGTAACACCCCGGCAACTTATAGGGAATATTGATTGCCCCCACGCATCACCACGAGGTTTTCCAATGTGCTTTGTTCTCACTCGTACACTTTTCGGGAAAACTTCctagaaggtcacccatccctaaattactccaagaaataaccatggagttcttatgtgttaggctaccgaaaagcaaatgcattttggtgatatgagtagtcaaatcaatccctttaagctatccttcaactatatagtcccatacctaaacagtctctagatccctctcattccggtgtatgttcgattcatccatgtgtcccttccactaGAAGCCTGCTAGGAGTCGTTCTTTGTTTGTGCCTCTTACACTTCGTGCCTCCTGCACCGacgatcactccccgccctcgtcagtgcccgagTGTCACAATTTTCATGTTCAAGGAAACACCAACTTACTcaattcatacaaaccaaacaaaattcaaaactcTACTTCCCTATACCTAAACCAATAGTTTCACCTTTCAAgactcaaatttaaataatatcaaaagCCAAACAAGTTTCAATTGATTCAAACACAGACTCATA
The Vigna angularis cultivar LongXiaoDou No.4 chromosome 5, ASM1680809v1, whole genome shotgun sequence genome window above contains:
- the LOC108339398 gene encoding sugar transport protein 1 — protein: MTDSNGSSVKNYPGKFTSGVFCTYVVTALYGFIFGYHLGISGGMSSMNPFLKKFFYEAYEQENNIKPSNNPYCKFDSQILTLFTSSLYLAALIASVFASFLTRLFGRRHTLILGGAFFFGGAFFVSGVVVQHLWVLILIRVLFGLGIGCTHQSLSMYISEVPPYQHRRVLNMMLQLAIATGIFVANVFNYIFAKMENGEGWSDSFGIFPTLYILFTIMLIESPNSLIERGLHEKAKMELIQIRKTTDVEEEFKDLVAANECSKAVKDPWISLLKRQYRPQLTFAIVIPLFQQFTGINVIIFYAPILLKAIGFGTNASLMYAMIIGGCNAIATLVSIFTVNKFSRRTLFLKGGIQMFICQIVIIVAIACKFGLDGNIGMLPKWYAIVVVCGICVYVAGFAWSWGPLGWLVPSEIFSLEVCSAAQSINVSLNMMFTFVIAQIFTTMLCHMKFGLFIFFACMLIVMNTFIYKLLPETKGLSIEERHVMWHSHPYWKKFVKPIDVTVSDECRQTDTIQLSQLVVTIETILDGLDLYKFLDGSHPTLVAFINNTDTPPVSQANPAYLSWKRQDRLIYGALLTTLSDSVASLITQTKTSVALWSTLKGTFARASRGHVKQLKDCLHSTVKGTLSVTDS